Genomic segment of Bacteroidota bacterium:
CAAGACTTCTTGTGTTACTCCGGCGTATAATTTCCTCTTCAATAATTTCAATTTGTTCACCTAGCTTTTCCATTACCATAAAATAATTATCTACGATAAGGTCAAGCATAGCGTATAAAAGATAATCAGCCGAACGCTGGCGGATCTGGCTTTTTGCGATCTTTAGTTTATTTCTTAATGGGTTAAACACATCACGACTCGCATCTTCCTGGAAGCTGATAACAAATTCTTTTCCCAACACAATACTTATTTGTTCTGTCTCAACTGATTTTTTCTCATCATTGTAATAGAGCATATTCAAGAGACAAAACATTACCCCCTCTACTTCATCCATTTTTGGACGCTGGTTCATGCTCAGAATATCTTCAATAAGCAAAGGGTGTACATCAAAGTGAGTACACACAGCTTCCACATCTGATTTTCGTAGACCGTCTATATTGATCCAACTGATGCGGTTGCTGTGCTTGAAATGAAAACAGTCTATTACATTATCGGCTTCATGTTCGGTAAAATCATCGGGACCGAAATCGTATACAAAAACCTTTATCTCCCTTGCTTCTTCACGAACAGGGTCCACCGTTGGGTTTACACTCAAAATTTCCTTGGTTCGCCGGGTGGCAAACAGATTAGGCAGGTAGAGATAACGCAAATACTTTTCTGGACGAAGTTTTACATTCATTAAAAGGGAAGGTAAGGAAAAAACAAAATTTTCTCCTATCATTTCTTTACAAAAAGCCCTTCAAGCTTTTGATAGCGATAGTTGAAAATATTCTCAACTTTTTTATGGACGATCAGCTTACCGGCCAGCCAGCCAAAAATGCTTTTACCAATATCATAGTAAAGTTTATCTGTCATCATCACCCCGCCGGTTACTTTTTCAAAATGATGTTCATGATGCCAGGTACGATAGGGGCCTTTGCGCTGTTCATCTATAAAATATTCATATTGTTTAATAACAGTTATTTCGGTAATCCAGCTAAAATGAAGATTAAGAAACGGGCTTATTTCATAAATGATAATGGTGCCTGGATACATTTTATCGGGCACTTCATTCAATATTTTGAAATGAAGATCTCCGGGAGTTATTTTAGCAAGGTTTTTTGGAGAACAAAAAAAATCCCAGGCTTCTTCCATGCTGATGGGTAAAAACTGTTTAAATACAAGTTGCTTCATATTTCTTCATTCAAAGATTGCTTATATACTTCCAACGCTCTTTTTCTTGCAAAATCATGTTCAACGATGAGTGGCAAATAACCAGGCTTGAAATCCTTTACCCACTTTTTGATATAGATAAGATCGGGATCAAATTTTTTAGTTTGTTCTGATGGATTAAACACTCTGAAATAAGGAGCCGCATCACAACCGCAACCAGCGGCCCATTGCCAGTTACCATTATTGGACGAAAGCTCAAAGTCCAACAGCTTCTCTGCAAAATAAGCTTCCCCCCATCGCCAATCGATCAACAAATGTTTAGTTAGAAAACTTGCTACCACCATTCTTACCCGGTTGTGCATATAGCCTGTTTCATTCAGCTCCCGCATACCGGCATCAACGATCGGGTAACCGGTTTCTCCTTTACACCAAAGTTCAAATTCTTTTTCATTATTCCTCCACTCAATATGATTGTACTTTGGTTTGAAGCAACAAGCTACAACATCAGGAAAATGAAAAAGGATCATCATAAAAAATTCCCGCCAGATCAATTCATTCAACCATTGTTCATTTAATTCGGCTGCAGCTTTTAGTAATTGGCGGATGCTTACTGTGCCAAAACGTAAATGCACACTCAGGCGACTTGTACCATTTACAGAAGGAATATTTCTTGTGTTGTGGTAATTTGAAACGATTGAAGGGTCGATCGAAGTTCCAGGAACAGCTGAATCTACATGATTAAATCCAAGTTCTTTCAACGAGTGAAAACGAAGAGGCCTCGTTTTAAGAAAAGACGAAAAATTTTCTTCTGATGGAAAAGAAGATAAACTTTCGGGCCGCAGTTTAGCTTTCCAGGTTTTTGAATAAGGAGTAAAAATGGTGTACGGCTTTCCATCAGGTTTCAACACTTCGCGTTTTTCAAATATCACCTGATCCTTATAAGAAGAAAAGCGAATTCCTCGTTCTTTTAAAAATCCAAAAATCTCTTCATCCCGTTTTATGGCATATGGCTCATAATCATGGTTGGTAAATACTTCACCGATCCTATATTCTTCTGCGAGGTTTTTAAAAGCATTCAACGGAGTATCGTAAAACAGATGTAGCGAAGAACCTGATTGAATAAGCTGTTCCTGAATTTTCTTCAGAGAATCATAAATGAAAGAAACCCGGCGATCATTCTTATCCGGCAGCGCACCAAGTATTTTTTTATCAAAAATAAAAATTGGCAAAACAGGCTTACCGCTTTTCAATGCACGGAATAAACCATGATTGTCAAACAATCTTAAATCACGGCGAAACCAGAAAATATTTACCTGCATTTATTATAAACAATTGTGCAGGATAAAGGTTCGGTTCGTCCATTTATTGTTCTACAAAATCTTTCAACAATGTGCCAATAAGCATGGTCCAGCCGTCTGAAAAACTTTGTTTTGCAAAATCGGGATTATTAGAAGGAAATGTTTCGAGGCCTTCGTGTGTAAGCTTTAATCTTGTTTTATCGCCTTCGACAAATAATTCAAAACTAACTTCTGAAACCCCTTCATATTTGTCATAACTCCAGGTATAAGAAATTTTTTTACCGGGGACGACCTGAGTCACTTTACACAAATGAAGGTATTGCTCACCTTTATGGCCCTGACCATAAAACTGGAATTCAAAACCAACAACAGGCTTAAACTCTGCCAGATCAAAATACCACTTCTTCATCTGGTCTTTATCCGTCAGGGCATTCCATACTTTTTCAATTGGAGCATTGTAGGTTCTTTCAATAACGAAAGGCTGAACGGCAATCATAATACTTATTTTTATTGTTGATAATTGTTTAGATAAGTTTCCATCCTGTCCACATTCTGTTTCATTCCCTCATCAGCTTTAAATACTCTGATTACTTCTGCGAGTTGTTCTGCCGATTCAAAAACAGAATGAATGTTTACCATCGTTTTATTTCCGCGGTCTTCAAACGTAACAGTCATTTCAAACCTTGGTCCTGTTACATGCTCCAGTACCAGTTTTGTTGGCTTGATGATTTCTTTATAGATATGTTTGTTTTTATAATCAGTTCCATCGGGACCATGCATTATAAATTCCCACTCGCCTCCCGGAGTTACATCCATTTTGGAAATTGTATTTGTAAATCCTGACGGCCCCCACCAATGCTTTATATGCTCAGGGCTTGTCCATACTTTCCACACCAGGTCAATTGGTGCATTCACAAGACGGGAAATGCCGATCTCTCTTCCCGTAGTGTCACTTCTTTTTTCTTTTTGCTGTTGCATTTGATTTAGTTTTTTTAGTTTGTAAATCATCCAGATAAATTTCAAGTGCATCAAGTTTCTGTGTCCAGAATTTCCGGTATTGTTCTGCCCACTCAGAGACTTCATTAAGCCGGTCAAGCTTTGCCTCACAATATCGATGCCGGCCCTGTTGTTTTATAACGATCAACCCGCATTCAGTAAGAATTTTTATATGCTTTGAAATAGCGGGCCGGCTTATATTAAATTTTTCTGCTACCGAATTCAGGTGTAGCGAATCTTGTGCAATCATATGAATGATCTGGCGGCGTGTTGGGTCGGCGATAGCCTGGAATACGTCTCTTCTCATGGTAAATGCTTATTTGTGTAACCTTTCGGTTACAAATATAGGAAACCTTTTGGTTACACAAAAATTTGGGGCAGAATTTTTGAAATATTTTTTTTAAGCATTATACATCCACTCCCTGAACTGCGAAGAATTTTCCTGGCTGATAATGATATTATGATTGATCTCGGGAATATTCAGATCAACTAAAAGTTTTACCCGGTCAAATGTTTTGAAGCCCTTGATATAATTAATATGAATGATGTATTGACGGTTTGCCCTGAAGAAACGGCTGTTATCCAGTGTTTCTTCCAGTTCGGAAAGATTTTTTTCAGATAAATATTTTTTACCGGCCGTATCTACTACATATACCAGTTTGTTTTCGGTATAAAACAGGACAACATCTTCGAGTCGGAGGGAAATATATTCGAGCCCACGTTTTACCAATAAGCGATTTTTGCGGCGTCCTTCAAACTGGTGAACAAAACGCTGTACGGCTTCATTCTGGTTGGAGAAATGTTTTTCAAGCATCCGGTATTTAAATAATGCCTTCTCCAATTCTTTTGTTCCAACAGGTTTTAATAAATAATCAATACCGTTGTGTTCAAATGCATTCAACATATATTCATCATAAGCAGTAATAAAGATTACCGGCGTTTTAATTTCAATTGACTTAAAGATTTCAAACGAAAAACCATCAGGCAATTGCACGTCGCTGAAAATAATATCTGCTTCAGCATTTGAAGTAAAATATTCTTTTGCTTCCGTTACAGAACCCAATACGGTTTCGATGTGTACATGAAATGAGACCTCAGAAAGGGCATGCATAATGGCGCTGACGGCCAATTTTTCGTCTTCAATGATAATAGCTTTTGTCATGGCTTATGGTTTTAGGATTGTTTAATGATCGGCAGCTTAACAGTAAATAACCCGGGGCCGCTTTCAATGTTTATTTCCTTTTTACAAATCAAACGAAACCGGGAACTGAGATTTTTTAATCCTGTGTGTGTTGAGTTGGCGGAGTATGGCTTGGGACGGAAACTATTTGTCACTTTCAGATACTGACCATTGGCAATGATGCTGATATTTAAAGGGTCCTTTTCAGAAAACGCATTGTGCTTGATCGCATTTTCAAGTAATATCTGCAATGC
This window contains:
- the corA gene encoding magnesium/cobalt transporter CorA, which encodes MNVKLRPEKYLRYLYLPNLFATRRTKEILSVNPTVDPVREEAREIKVFVYDFGPDDFTEHEADNVIDCFHFKHSNRISWINIDGLRKSDVEAVCTHFDVHPLLIEDILSMNQRPKMDEVEGVMFCLLNMLYYNDEKKSVETEQISIVLGKEFVISFQEDASRDVFNPLRNKLKIAKSQIRQRSADYLLYAMLDLIVDNYFMVMEKLGEQIEIIEEEIIRRSNTRSLAKLNLLRKELIVLKRNIAPVRDLVNGILRSESDLLDDRTTKYFKDVYDHIVQANDLGENYRDIMVSMQDLYINNVNLKMNEVMKVMAIVTCTLAPATVIGGIFGMNFDKNVEFFHQPWGFYTAIVLMLAIPIVMLWLFRKRGWF
- a CDS encoding SRPBCC family protein is translated as MEEAWDFFCSPKNLAKITPGDLHFKILNEVPDKMYPGTIIIYEISPFLNLHFSWITEITVIKQYEYFIDEQRKGPYRTWHHEHHFEKVTGGVMMTDKLYYDIGKSIFGWLAGKLIVHKKVENIFNYRYQKLEGLFVKK
- a CDS encoding deoxyribodipyrimidine photo-lyase, translating into MQVNIFWFRRDLRLFDNHGLFRALKSGKPVLPIFIFDKKILGALPDKNDRRVSFIYDSLKKIQEQLIQSGSSLHLFYDTPLNAFKNLAEEYRIGEVFTNHDYEPYAIKRDEEIFGFLKERGIRFSSYKDQVIFEKREVLKPDGKPYTIFTPYSKTWKAKLRPESLSSFPSEENFSSFLKTRPLRFHSLKELGFNHVDSAVPGTSIDPSIVSNYHNTRNIPSVNGTSRLSVHLRFGTVSIRQLLKAAAELNEQWLNELIWREFFMMILFHFPDVVACCFKPKYNHIEWRNNEKEFELWCKGETGYPIVDAGMRELNETGYMHNRVRMVVASFLTKHLLIDWRWGEAYFAEKLLDFELSSNNGNWQWAAGCGCDAAPYFRVFNPSEQTKKFDPDLIYIKKWVKDFKPGYLPLIVEHDFARKRALEVYKQSLNEEI
- a CDS encoding SRPBCC domain-containing protein is translated as MAVQPFVIERTYNAPIEKVWNALTDKDQMKKWYFDLAEFKPVVGFEFQFYGQGHKGEQYLHLCKVTQVVPGKKISYTWSYDKYEGVSEVSFELFVEGDKTRLKLTHEGLETFPSNNPDFAKQSFSDGWTMLIGTLLKDFVEQ
- a CDS encoding polyketide cyclase, giving the protein MQQQKEKRSDTTGREIGISRLVNAPIDLVWKVWTSPEHIKHWWGPSGFTNTISKMDVTPGGEWEFIMHGPDGTDYKNKHIYKEIIKPTKLVLEHVTGPRFEMTVTFEDRGNKTMVNIHSVFESAEQLAEVIRVFKADEGMKQNVDRMETYLNNYQQ
- a CDS encoding winged helix-turn-helix transcriptional regulator yields the protein MRRDVFQAIADPTRRQIIHMIAQDSLHLNSVAEKFNISRPAISKHIKILTECGLIVIKQQGRHRYCEAKLDRLNEVSEWAEQYRKFWTQKLDALEIYLDDLQTKKTKSNATAKRKKK
- a CDS encoding response regulator transcription factor; the protein is MTKAIIIEDEKLAVSAIMHALSEVSFHVHIETVLGSVTEAKEYFTSNAEADIIFSDVQLPDGFSFEIFKSIEIKTPVIFITAYDEYMLNAFEHNGIDYLLKPVGTKELEKALFKYRMLEKHFSNQNEAVQRFVHQFEGRRKNRLLVKRGLEYISLRLEDVVLFYTENKLVYVVDTAGKKYLSEKNLSELEETLDNSRFFRANRQYIIHINYIKGFKTFDRVKLLVDLNIPEINHNIIISQENSSQFREWMYNA